The Candidatus Thermoplasmatota archaeon DNA segment TGTCACGTTCTCCCTCGCGGTATTCATGACCACCAGGTACTCGTACATAGCCCACATCGCCTCGAGGACGCTCCCAAGAACCCTGGCAAACATCTTCCTCCTCTCTTACAGGTTCACTTTCGAGACCTCTGATGAGATGTCCGATGTTCTGGACGCACTGCATGCGAGGAGCGGAAACCTAGCGAAGGGAGCTTCGAAACAGACGAGGATGTTCGCGGGGATATTCGGACTCGCATTCGTGCATGCCTTCGAAAGGGCCGAGAGGATAGCCAAGGCGATGGAAGCGAGGGGATTCTCAGGCGAGTTCCCGAGATACGAGAAGCTCCCTCAGCCCGGCCCCGGAGGATACGCCCTGATAGCGCTGGCGGTCCTCGCATTTGGAATCGTCTCATACTCGAGATACGTGAACAATCTATTCGGATGGTGATATGAATGGTGTCAGATGCTGCCTGCGTGAAGTGTCCTCCCGGAGAGGCAAATGAGATTGTACATGTCGACTGCGTGACGCACAGGTATCCCGACGGGACGGAAGGGATACACAACATGTGTTTCAGAGTCTACGAGAGAGAAATCGTCGCCGTCTGCGGCCCCAACGGCGCTGGGAAATCTACTCTGATAGAACACATAAACGGCCTGATGATGCCCGATGTCGGCCGCGTGAGAGTGTTCGGGGTCGACATCGACAAGAAGAATGTCGGCGAGATCCGGAAGAAGGTAGGGCTGGTGTTCCAGGATGCGGACTCACAGCTCTTCTCTCCGACCGTCCTCGAGGATGTCATGTTCGGCCCGCTCAACCTCGGCATGTCGGTAGAGGACGCGAGGAAGCGTGCGGAATGGGCACTCGGAGTGGTCGGGATCAAGGAGCTGAACAAGATCCCACACTACCTGAGCGGGGGACAGCAGAGGCTCGTGGCAATCGCTGGAGTCCTCGCGATGGACCCGAAGATACTCGTGGTGGACGAACCAACGGGCGACCTCGACCCATCGAACGCGCTCAGGATAGAGGCGCTCCTCAGGTCGCTAAGAAACGAGCATGGGATCAGCGTTGTCGTCGCGCTGCATGACATGGACATGGCAGCCCGTCTCGCGGACAGGATCTGCATTGTGAAGGACGGCGCTGTCATCGCCGAGGGCAAGCCGGAGGATATACTCTACGACGAGAAGCTCCTGCACTCCGCGGGCCTCGAGCTCCCTGATGTGGCCAGATTGTACCGCGACCTCGGGCTCAAGGCGAAGGGCGCGAAGAAGCCTCTCAGCCTCGACGAGCTCGTCAGCACACTGAAGAAGTGAAAACTAGAGGTTTGGGAAAGGGTTTTCCTTAGGCGGTTCGCCTATCTCTTCCTTCTGGATGCGACGATCACAACGGCCGCGATGAGCATCACCGGGATAAGCAGAGTCGGGAACTCGGGTATCCAGCCGCTCACGTTGACGGTCATCGTGTCGCTATCGGAATTCCCATCACCGTCAGTCACGGTCAGCGTGACCAAGACGGTCTCCGGGTCGAGGCCGAAGATGAACGATACATTTTCGCCCCAGAGCGTGTGGTCCACGCCGTCTGACGTGAATGTCCAAGTCCAGTTGACAATCCCGACATTATCCGAAGATGCCGAAGCGTCGAAGTACACGAGTTCACCGGACATGACGAACTGGTCAAGCCCCGCCTCAGCTATTGGGGGCACGGTGTCCGAGGCCGTCACCGTCAGTGTATCGGAGTCCTCGTTGCCGGCTGCGTCCCACACGGTCAGCGTGACGTCATACGAGCCGCTCGCGTGGAAGGTAGTCGACACGGTCTCACCAAACAGCACGACTGTATCGCCGAGGTCGTCGACGTACTCCCACCTGTAGATGGCCACGCCGACGTTGTCACTGGAAGCGGTCCCATCTAGCAATGTGGGGATGTTCGTGTCGGCCGATTGATCAGGGCCAGCGTCAGCCACTGGTGGATCAGTGTCGACCGCTATCAGCCGACTGTCACCCATTCCGTGGTTGCCCCAGTCACTGACTCCGAACACCATCAGGTACTCTCCACTGGCGACTGTCGTGTCGAAGGTGAACTGCAGACCCGATACGCTCCATTGGCCTATCTGCTGGCTTCCAATCCACATCCACCACGAGCTGCCGGGATCCTTCTGCACTACCTGACCTTCAGGAGCGAACACGCCCGTCGGATCCGAGAGATCTGCTTGGCCTCCGCCCATGTCGAACTGGTAGGTATAAGGAGTACCAGTGTCTCTATCGAAGTACATCGTACCGCTCTGCCAGAAGGGTGCGGATGCGTTCATGTACGATCCCCTCAACGCGTCGTACGTGTCAGGACCCCAAGTGATGGTCCAACATGGCAGATACTGGCTGTCCGTGCTGTTCCAGAGCAACCCGCCTGTGGTCTGAGCTGACCATTCGTAGTGGATTGTGTAATGGTCTCCGACGACCGAATACGGTACACTGTCGCTCGGCCAAGCAAGAGGATCGAGATTGGTGTACAGGAACTGTACGTTG contains these protein-coding regions:
- a CDS encoding ATP-binding cassette domain-containing protein, which produces MVSDAACVKCPPGEANEIVHVDCVTHRYPDGTEGIHNMCFRVYEREIVAVCGPNGAGKSTLIEHINGLMMPDVGRVRVFGVDIDKKNVGEIRKKVGLVFQDADSQLFSPTVLEDVMFGPLNLGMSVEDARKRAEWALGVVGIKELNKIPHYLSGGQQRLVAIAGVLAMDPKILVVDEPTGDLDPSNALRIEALLRSLRNEHGISVVVALHDMDMAARLADRICIVKDGAVIAEGKPEDILYDEKLLHSAGLELPDVARLYRDLGLKAKGAKKPLSLDELVSTLKK
- a CDS encoding energy-coupling factor transporter transmembrane protein EcfT; translation: MSRRSYTRHIPDFRLVTFLAENGRSAVHMMSPWTKGVLLVMIILLVIVLTDLYLLLIMFGVVLTFYIIGRLPIRLLIGWYSIPVLFVVTLSVMFMFTEPGTIIVGTRFLGIHIALTDNGVLLFVKLLVRALVVVTFSLAVFMTTRYSYIAHIASRTLPRTLANIFLLSYRFTFETSDEMSDVLDALHARSGNLAKGASKQTRMFAGIFGLAFVHAFERAERIAKAMEARGFSGEFPRYEKLPQPGPGGYALIALAVLAFGIVSYSRYVNNLFGW